A stretch of the Aminipila terrae genome encodes the following:
- the pfkA gene encoding 6-phosphofructokinase: protein MKKIGVLTSGGDSPGMNAAIRAAVRGAIYLGMDVYGIDKGYEGLIDGDISQMNISSVSDILHKGGTILRTARSERFMTIEGQKRAKQMLESFGIEGLVIIGGDGSLRGGLDLSKHGVTVMGLPGTIDNDLAYTDYTIGFDTSVNTVLSAVSNIRDTSSSHERTTVIEVMGRHCGDIALYAGLTGGAETILIPEVGVDINAICRKMVQGRNRGKLHNIIIKAEGVDMSTQELAETLKERTGMETKIVVLGYIQRGGSPTARDRMLASRMAYKAVELLQEGSESRAVGINGDEIVHYELGDALKMKRDYDKQVMELADILSI, encoded by the coding sequence ATGAAAAAAATTGGTGTATTGACAAGTGGCGGGGATTCTCCAGGTATGAATGCAGCTATTCGTGCAGCAGTCAGGGGAGCTATTTATTTAGGCATGGATGTGTACGGAATTGATAAAGGATACGAAGGACTTATTGATGGAGATATCAGCCAAATGAACATTTCATCTGTTTCAGATATACTCCATAAAGGCGGTACGATACTAAGGACTGCAAGAAGTGAACGGTTTATGACTATTGAAGGTCAGAAGAGAGCAAAACAGATGCTGGAAAGCTTTGGTATAGAAGGATTAGTGATTATCGGAGGAGACGGTTCGCTCCGAGGCGGACTGGATTTGTCAAAGCATGGAGTTACTGTTATGGGCCTTCCAGGCACCATTGATAATGATTTAGCGTATACAGATTACACTATAGGTTTTGATACTTCAGTAAATACGGTGCTTTCAGCCGTGAGTAATATTCGGGATACCTCATCCTCTCATGAAAGAACCACGGTTATAGAGGTAATGGGGAGACATTGCGGTGATATCGCTTTATATGCAGGACTTACAGGTGGTGCCGAGACCATTTTAATTCCGGAGGTTGGGGTAGATATAAATGCTATCTGCAGAAAGATGGTTCAGGGAAGAAATCGTGGAAAATTGCACAATATAATAATAAAGGCGGAAGGCGTTGATATGTCAACCCAGGAATTAGCAGAGACTTTAAAAGAAAGAACTGGAATGGAAACCAAGATTGTTGTTCTTGGCTATATCCAAAGAGGAGGATCTCCTACCGCAAGAGACAGGATGTTAGCCAGTCGCATGGCATATAAGGCGGTAGAGTTGCTTCAGGAGGGAAGCGAAAGCAGAGCTGTAGGTATAAATGGTGATGAGATTGTACATTATGAACTGGGCGATGCGTTAAAAATGAAACGGGATTACGATAAGCAGGTCATGGAACTTGCAGATATACTATCCATTTAG